The DNA sequence GGCGGCTCCCCCCAGCACTGGCTCGGCACCGACCAGGTCGGGCGCGATCTGCTGTCGCGCCTGATCTACGGCGGGCGCGTCTCCCTCGTCGTGGGCGTGTCCGCGGTGCTCATCTCCGCCTCGATCGGCGTGCTGATGGGGCTGGGGGCGGGGTACTTCGGCTCCCGGGCCGACGCCGTCATCATGACGCTGGTCAACGTGATGCTCTCCTTCCCGTTCGTGCTGCTGGCCCTCGCCGTGATCGCCGTCCTCGGCCCCAGCCTCCCGAACATGATCATCGTCCTCGGCATCGCCGACTGGCCGCTCTACACGCGGGTCATCCGCGCCGAGACGCTCTCCCTCCGCGAGCGCGAGTTCGTCACCGCGGGACGGGCGCTCGGGATGAGCCACATCCGGATAATCTTCCGCCAGATCTTCCCCAACCTGGTCTCGGTCATCGTCGTCATCGCGACCCTCCAGGTGGCGCGCGTCATCATCCTGGAGTCGTTCCTCTCCTTCCTGGGGCTGGGGATCCAGCCGCCGACTCCCGCCTGGGGGAACATGCTCGGCGAGGGGCGCCTCTACATGCTGAACTCCTGGTGGATCGCCACGTTCCCCGGCCTCGCCATCTTCGTCACCACGCTCGTGATCAACCTCATGGGCAACACGCTGCGCGACTGGCTCGACCCCCACATGAAGCTTTAGGAGAGGCCCGCGTGCGCTTCTTCCTCGCCATGGCGTCCCACGAGACCAATACCTTCTCGAACCTCCCGACCGACCGGGCGCAGTTCGAGGCCCGCGACCTGCACTACGGTGGCGAGATCCTCGAGGTCTTCCGCGTTACCGGCACGTGTCTGGGCGGCATGATCGAGGTGGCCGAGAAGCACGGCGTCGCGCTGGTGCCCTCGGTGGCGGCGGCCGCGTCGCCGGCGGGACGCGTCACGCGCGAGATCTACACGCACCTGAAGGAGCGGCTCGTGGCCGACCTGAGGGCCGCCGGACCGCTCGACGGGATCCTGCTCGACCTCCACGGGGCCATGGTGCCCGAGGGACTCGACGACGGAGAGGGAGACCTGCTGAAGGCGGTGCGGGGCGTCGTCGGAACCCGCGTGCCGATCGCGGCTCCCCTGGACCTCCACGGCAACCTCTCCAGCGACATCGTGGCTCATGCTGACTTCCTCGTCGGCTACAAGACCTACCCGCACGTGGATATGCGCGAGCGCGGGGCCGAGGCCGCAGAGCGATTGATCCAGATCGTCCAGAAGAAAATTCGCCCCGTGCGGGCACTCAGGAAGCCGCCGCTGCTTCCGCCGCTGGGCAACATGGGGACCACCAAGGGGCCCATGCGCCGGCTCTACGATCTGGCCGACGCGCTGGAACAAGACGCCAAGATACTCTCGGTCTCCATCTTCGGCGGCTTCCCCCACGCGGATATTCCGGACGCCGGCCTCGGCATCGTCGTCATCACCGATGGCGACCCGGCCCTCGCCGAGGCCAGGGCCGACGAGCTCCAACAGGTCGCGTGGGAGCACCGGCACGAGTTCGTCCACCACGGGCTCCCGGTCAGGGAGGCCGTGGCCACGGCGCTCGCCACGGAGGGGAAGCCCGTCATCCTCGCCGACATGGCCGACAACACGGGCGGAGGTGCAGCGGGAGACGGCACCGAGATTCTGCGTGAGCTGCTCCGGATCGGAGCGCGTTCAGCGGTCGTGGCGTGCCTCTGGGACCCCGAGGCGGTTCGGGCGTGCGTCAGGGCCGGCGTCGGCAACACGCTGACGCTCAAGATCGGGGGCAAGGTGGATGACCGCCACGGCGCGCCGCTGGAGGTCACGGGCCGGGTGCGCACCCTCTCGGACGGCCGCTTCATCCACAAGGGGCCCATGTTCCGCGGGCTCCCTGGCAAGCTCGGACCCACCGCGGTCCTCGACGTCAACGACGTGAAGGTGATCCTGATCTCTCACCGCTGGCAGACCCTGGACCCCGAGATGCTCCGCTTCGTCGGGATCGACCCGCGCGATGAGAAGATCGTCGTCGTGAAATCGACGATCCACTACCGGGCCGCCTTCGAGCCCATCGCGAAGGCGATCATCGAGGTGGACGCCCCCGGGCTCTCCTCCTCTAACCTGGCCCGGTTCAACTTCACGCGAGTCCGCCGCCCGATCTTCCCGCTCGACCCTCTCTGACGGAGACCCCCATGACCGCGTCCAAACCCCAGTACGAAGCCATCGTCCTGAAGAACGTGCTGATCC is a window from the Candidatus Rokuibacteriota bacterium genome containing:
- a CDS encoding M81 family metallopeptidase; translated protein: MRFFLAMASHETNTFSNLPTDRAQFEARDLHYGGEILEVFRVTGTCLGGMIEVAEKHGVALVPSVAAAASPAGRVTREIYTHLKERLVADLRAAGPLDGILLDLHGAMVPEGLDDGEGDLLKAVRGVVGTRVPIAAPLDLHGNLSSDIVAHADFLVGYKTYPHVDMRERGAEAAERLIQIVQKKIRPVRALRKPPLLPPLGNMGTTKGPMRRLYDLADALEQDAKILSVSIFGGFPHADIPDAGLGIVVITDGDPALAEARADELQQVAWEHRHEFVHHGLPVREAVATALATEGKPVILADMADNTGGGAAGDGTEILRELLRIGARSAVVACLWDPEAVRACVRAGVGNTLTLKIGGKVDDRHGAPLEVTGRVRTLSDGRFIHKGPMFRGLPGKLGPTAVLDVNDVKVILISHRWQTLDPEMLRFVGIDPRDEKIVVVKSTIHYRAAFEPIAKAIIEVDAPGLSSSNLARFNFTRVRRPIFPLDPL
- a CDS encoding ABC transporter permease: MKVASARTDVALSHGVPGVGEPTRVSVSLHRLWRLKWGLVATGIVLVIVGSAVFAPWVAPHDPLAVNIRHRLAPPAWMEGGSPQHWLGTDQVGRDLLSRLIYGGRVSLVVGVSAVLISASIGVLMGLGAGYFGSRADAVIMTLVNVMLSFPFVLLALAVIAVLGPSLPNMIIVLGIADWPLYTRVIRAETLSLREREFVTAGRALGMSHIRIIFRQIFPNLVSVIVVIATLQVARVIILESFLSFLGLGIQPPTPAWGNMLGEGRLYMLNSWWIATFPGLAIFVTTLVINLMGNTLRDWLDPHMKL